One Ignavibacterium sp. DNA segment encodes these proteins:
- a CDS encoding heavy metal translocating P-type ATPase — MKKYKLNNIDCASCANNIEKTLSKMPEVRFVSINFAASTLHIDTDNIQKIKSKIKEIEPEADIIDDAANIISKNELFENRKTIFKAVSAFILLIIGVLLSDKFHDSNLEYLQYAVFISAYFISGWNVITGAVKNVIRGRVFDEQFLMTIATIGAFAINQMPEAVGVMLFYVVGEFFQDIAVNRSRRSVKALLEIRPDYANLKINDEIRKVAPVEVHPGQIIIVKPGEKIPLDGIVVEGSSFVDTSALTGESVPKSVRTDESVLAGMINKNALLTIKVTKEFGESSISKILEMVENSGSKKAETEKFITTFARYYTPIVVLTAVLIAVLPPLFFSDQSFNQWIYRALVVLVISCPCALVISIPLGYFGGIGGASRKGILIKGSNFLDALTEVKTVVFDKTGTLTKGEFKVAEVFPYNGFDESEVLKYAAYAEVNSNHPIAKSILEAYNGEIEQTETTETKEISGYGITAKVSGKNILIGNDRLLHLEDIEHDKCDVEGTVVHVAIDKKYAGYILISDTVKNETIKSIELLNKKNINVVMLTGDNKTAAEVIAKKIGIDEFYYELLPENKVEHIEQIISQTSDGKVAFVGDGINDAPVLARADVGIAMGALGSDAAVETADIVLMSDSPLQVVHAIDIAERTRKIVWQNISFALGVKSVFIILGVFGIATMWEAVFADVGVAIVAILNAMRVMNIGFTKE, encoded by the coding sequence ATGAAGAAATATAAATTAAATAATATTGATTGTGCGTCTTGTGCAAATAACATCGAAAAAACTTTATCAAAGATGCCCGAGGTTAGATTTGTTTCAATAAATTTTGCAGCCTCAACGCTACACATTGACACTGATAACATACAAAAGATTAAATCTAAAATTAAAGAAATAGAACCTGAAGCTGATATAATTGATGATGCAGCTAATATTATCTCTAAGAATGAATTGTTTGAAAACAGAAAAACAATATTTAAAGCTGTCTCAGCTTTTATACTTCTTATTATTGGAGTTTTGCTGTCAGATAAATTTCATGATTCAAATTTAGAGTATCTTCAATATGCTGTTTTTATCTCTGCGTATTTTATTAGCGGATGGAATGTAATAACAGGTGCGGTTAAAAATGTTATCAGAGGAAGGGTTTTTGATGAACAATTTTTAATGACAATAGCCACAATTGGTGCATTTGCAATTAACCAGATGCCTGAAGCTGTTGGAGTGATGTTGTTTTATGTAGTCGGAGAATTCTTTCAGGATATTGCTGTTAATCGCTCCAGAAGATCTGTAAAAGCATTATTAGAGATAAGACCCGATTATGCTAATCTGAAAATAAATGATGAAATCAGGAAAGTTGCACCAGTTGAGGTTCATCCTGGTCAAATAATTATTGTTAAGCCAGGTGAAAAAATACCTCTCGATGGAATTGTAGTTGAAGGCAGTTCGTTTGTTGATACTTCTGCATTAACTGGTGAATCTGTACCAAAATCTGTTAGAACGGATGAAAGTGTTTTAGCTGGAATGATAAATAAAAACGCTTTACTTACAATAAAAGTTACAAAAGAGTTTGGTGAGTCCTCTATTTCAAAAATTTTGGAGATGGTTGAGAACTCAGGTAGTAAAAAAGCAGAGACAGAAAAATTTATCACAACATTTGCAAGATATTATACTCCGATTGTTGTTTTAACCGCTGTACTTATCGCTGTATTACCACCTTTGTTTTTTTCGGATCAGAGTTTTAATCAATGGATTTACAGAGCATTGGTGGTTTTAGTTATTTCGTGTCCTTGTGCATTGGTTATTAGTATTCCGCTTGGATATTTTGGTGGAATTGGTGGTGCCTCACGCAAAGGTATATTAATCAAAGGCTCTAATTTCCTTGATGCACTTACAGAAGTAAAAACTGTTGTTTTTGATAAAACCGGTACTTTAACAAAAGGAGAATTTAAAGTTGCTGAGGTTTTTCCGTATAATGGTTTTGATGAAAGTGAAGTACTGAAGTATGCTGCGTATGCAGAAGTTAACTCTAATCATCCTATAGCTAAATCCATACTTGAAGCTTATAACGGAGAAATTGAACAAACCGAAACAACTGAAACAAAGGAGATATCCGGATATGGTATCACTGCAAAAGTCTCTGGTAAAAATATCCTGATTGGTAATGACAGATTATTACATTTAGAAGATATTGAGCATGATAAATGCGATGTGGAAGGAACAGTTGTTCACGTGGCAATTGACAAAAAATATGCTGGTTACATTTTGATCTCGGATACAGTAAAAAATGAAACAATTAAATCAATTGAACTTCTTAATAAAAAGAACATAAATGTTGTTATGCTTACCGGAGATAATAAAACTGCGGCTGAAGTCATCGCAAAAAAGATCGGAATTGATGAGTTTTATTATGAACTGTTACCTGAAAATAAAGTTGAACATATTGAACAGATTATTTCTCAAACTTCAGATGGCAAGGTTGCATTTGTTGGTGATGGAATAAATGATGCACCTGTATTAGCTCGGGCAGATGTTGGCATTGCAATGGGTGCACTTGGTTCTGATGCGGCAGTAGAAACAGCCGATATTGTTTTAATGTCAGACTCGCCATTGCAGGTAGTTCATGCAATTGATATTGCTGAACGCACCAGGAAGATTGTATGGCAAAATATTTCTTTTGCACTGGGTGTAAAATCTGTTTTTATTATTCTTGGTGTATTTGGTATCGCTACAATGTGGGAAGCTGTATTTGCTGATGTTGGTGTTGCAATAGTTGCTATATTAAATGCAATGCGTGTTATGAATATTGGCTTTACAAAAGAATAA
- a CDS encoding DUF6569 family protein, whose amino-acid sequence MQVRAVEFQKYKRLSVVQFLTAQQNSFEYISGPSAIRDDLIQIKEVSVSGNVNSLLVFNQSDKYAFFMDGDILIGAKQNRVLNTSVLLAPNSKTTLPVSCVEQGRWSHISAKFMDSEYITPQKIRANKSRNVSVNLRSRSKFDASQSEVWKNVEDYQVMYNVNSPTMNLSDVYEKEKKSFDEFIKNFNLNKNANGLALLVDQKLFNIEVFNRTDIYSEYFPKILKSTAMEVIHLAKKENNLTETEAIYKTQEMFEKIDTIEKTKHKGVAAGDEQRFDSLEMTGFELSFRDHLIHLTALNIEGSKDVDRYDHRWDRIQ is encoded by the coding sequence ATGCAGGTAAGAGCAGTAGAATTTCAGAAATACAAACGATTATCTGTTGTCCAGTTCCTTACAGCACAGCAGAACTCATTTGAGTACATTTCAGGACCCTCGGCGATCCGGGATGACCTGATCCAGATAAAGGAAGTAAGCGTTTCCGGAAATGTTAATAGTCTTTTAGTTTTCAATCAATCAGATAAATATGCATTCTTTATGGATGGGGATATTCTGATAGGTGCAAAACAGAATAGGGTCTTAAATACTTCTGTGCTGTTAGCGCCTAATTCCAAAACAACATTACCGGTAAGCTGTGTGGAACAAGGAAGATGGAGCCACATTTCTGCAAAATTTATGGATTCTGAATATATAACACCACAGAAAATAAGAGCTAATAAATCACGGAATGTTAGTGTGAATCTGCGTTCAAGATCCAAATTTGATGCCAGTCAAAGTGAAGTATGGAAAAACGTTGAGGATTACCAGGTTATGTACAATGTTAATTCACCAACTATGAACCTGTCCGATGTTTATGAAAAAGAGAAAAAAAGTTTTGATGAGTTTATTAAAAATTTCAATCTCAATAAAAATGCAAATGGTTTAGCTCTTCTTGTTGATCAAAAACTCTTTAACATTGAAGTGTTCAACCGGACAGATATTTACAGTGAGTACTTTCCCAAGATTTTAAAGAGCACGGCTATGGAGGTTATTCATCTTGCAAAAAAGGAAAATAATCTTACCGAGACTGAAGCAATCTATAAAACGCAGGAGATGTTTGAAAAAATTGATACAATTGAAAAGACTAAACACAAAGGTGTTGCGGCAGGTGATGAACAAAGATTTGATTCCTTAGAAATGACTGGATTTGAACTTTCATTCAGAGATCATTTAATTCATTTAACAGCATTAAATATAGAAGGAAGCAAGGATGTTGACAGGTATGATCACAGATGGGATAGAATTCAATAA
- a CDS encoding WYL domain-containing protein yields MFDFQSKFKRQIEILGLCLSEHTHKPLLTFDVADYFQVEELTIKRDLQDLRSYGIDIHSRKKNGICLERDLSKEKLIEIILHYAGMNHNDYALDKSTSLLVEKKGNEALSSIVLLQLCIDNSEIAKIDYNKMGSKIEKEKIIEPLLIFQNEGSWRLLAGSEGIMKQYLIDKIVKVKSTGKRFDKAGYKFSDLFRHSWKSWLGNEKHKIKLWLSPFWADRVNPRMFVADQKITKNKDGSILFECTVNSLSEIAGWVVSRGEGVKVIEPEELKEAVISLAKGVLLNY; encoded by the coding sequence GTGTTTGATTTCCAATCCAAATTCAAGCGACAGATAGAAATTCTGGGGTTGTGTCTTTCAGAACATACACACAAACCTCTTCTCACTTTTGATGTTGCAGATTATTTTCAGGTGGAAGAACTAACTATAAAAAGGGATTTACAAGATCTAAGGTCTTACGGTATAGATATACATTCTCGTAAAAAAAATGGAATATGCTTAGAGCGAGATCTGTCCAAAGAAAAATTGATAGAGATTATACTTCACTATGCTGGTATGAATCATAATGATTATGCACTCGATAAATCCACCTCACTACTCGTTGAGAAAAAAGGCAATGAAGCTTTAAGCAGCATTGTATTGCTTCAATTATGCATTGATAATTCTGAGATTGCAAAGATAGATTACAATAAAATGGGCTCTAAGATAGAAAAGGAAAAAATTATTGAGCCGCTTCTGATATTTCAGAATGAAGGAAGCTGGAGACTGCTTGCCGGTTCTGAAGGGATAATGAAGCAGTATTTGATAGATAAAATTGTAAAAGTTAAATCAACCGGGAAAAGATTTGACAAAGCAGGATATAAGTTTTCAGATTTGTTCAGGCATTCCTGGAAAAGCTGGCTTGGAAATGAAAAACATAAAATTAAGTTATGGCTCTCACCTTTCTGGGCAGATAGAGTTAATCCGAGAATGTTTGTTGCAGATCAGAAAATTACAAAAAATAAAGACGGATCGATTTTATTTGAATGCACAGTAAATTCATTAAGTGAAATTGCAGGTTGGGTCGTTAGTCGCGGCGAAGGTGTGAAAGTTATTGAACCGGAAGAGCTGAAAGAAGCTGTAATCAGTTTAGCAAAGGGAGTTTTATTAAATTATTAG
- the ugpC gene encoding sn-glycerol-3-phosphate ABC transporter ATP-binding protein UgpC, with product MAEVVLKNVCKVYESSNKVVTDANFTVNDKEFVVLVGPSGCGKTTTLRMVAGLEEITSGEILIDGKVVNSLPPKDRDIAMVFQNYALYPHMSVYENMAFGLKLKKVDKNEIDKRVKEVARILSLENFLDRKPKALSGGQRQRVAVGRAIVRKPKVFLFDEPLSNLDAKLRVQMRTEISKLHKQLGATMIYVTHDQTEAMTMGDKIVVMKDGVINQVDTPMNLYKNPINKFVAGFIGSPAMNFIEGKLLKEEELKFISKQKDLSFSVDQETSARLGVDNQNEEVVIGIRPENFFLEKKSVTILEIKVTLQLIEPMGNETYIHFDIDGNECMARIRPIENLKVGETTSLYFETKEISYFHSESGIKLA from the coding sequence ATGGCAGAAGTAGTATTAAAAAATGTTTGTAAAGTTTATGAAAGCAGTAACAAGGTTGTAACTGATGCCAACTTTACAGTTAATGATAAAGAATTTGTAGTGCTTGTGGGTCCTTCAGGATGTGGTAAAACCACAACATTAAGAATGGTAGCTGGACTTGAAGAAATTACTTCAGGCGAAATACTAATTGATGGAAAAGTTGTTAATTCACTTCCTCCAAAAGATCGTGATATTGCTATGGTGTTCCAGAATTATGCTTTATATCCGCATATGAGTGTTTATGAGAATATGGCATTTGGTTTAAAGTTGAAAAAAGTTGATAAAAATGAAATAGATAAAAGAGTAAAAGAAGTAGCACGAATTCTAAGCCTTGAAAATTTTCTTGACAGAAAACCAAAAGCTCTTTCTGGAGGGCAAAGACAAAGAGTGGCAGTAGGAAGGGCGATAGTAAGAAAGCCAAAAGTATTTTTGTTTGATGAACCACTAAGTAACCTTGATGCGAAATTAAGAGTACAGATGAGAACTGAAATATCTAAACTGCATAAGCAGTTGGGTGCAACTATGATATATGTTACACACGATCAAACTGAAGCTATGACAATGGGTGATAAAATAGTAGTGATGAAAGACGGAGTTATCAATCAGGTTGATACACCTATGAACTTGTATAAAAATCCTATAAATAAATTTGTTGCAGGATTTATTGGGAGTCCAGCAATGAATTTTATTGAAGGTAAGCTATTGAAAGAAGAGGAACTAAAATTCATAAGTAAGCAGAAGGATTTAAGTTTTTCTGTTGATCAGGAGACTTCGGCAAGACTTGGTGTAGATAATCAGAATGAAGAAGTGGTTATAGGAATTCGACCAGAAAATTTCTTTTTGGAAAAAAAATCAGTAACTATATTGGAAATCAAAGTGACGCTACAACTTATTGAGCCTATGGGTAATGAAACATACATACATTTTGATATTGATGGTAATGAATGCATGGCGAGAATAAGACCAATTGAAAATCTGAAAGTTGGCGAAACTACAAGTTTGTACTTTGAGACAAAAGAGATAAGCTATTTTCATTCTGAATCGGGAATTAAGTTAGCATGA
- a CDS encoding ADP-ribosylglycohydrolase family protein, with translation MFTKNELLKNKSLLKDKARACLVGHAIGDSFGDIARSPDYHLQYGITMDFTDRPAPGTDDTEFALLTAKTLINNKGNLTDSNVLKSWKTHVLPLSELKRGGASEREAAANIRRGVLPPLSGIYNSHYMSDGAAMRVTPIGIACAGDPERAAKLAEIDARISHSGDGLWSAQSVAVAVSVAMARASVDEICKAAIEVTPEDSWIRFAFNKAFKIVDEHKTLEEAWKPLHDALWTEYKSVSPEAVPSALAIFKLTDGDFKRGIIYSGNFGRDADTISAIVGAISGAMNGMDSIPQAWVNKVRLTTGVCLPFTKGMDLFEVASQLADLIK, from the coding sequence ATGTTTACAAAAAATGAACTTCTAAAAAACAAATCACTTCTTAAAGATAAAGCTAGAGCCTGTTTAGTCGGGCACGCAATAGGTGATTCTTTTGGTGATATTGCTCGTTCGCCTGATTACCATTTACAATATGGCATTACAATGGACTTTACAGATAGACCTGCACCCGGTACAGATGATACAGAGTTTGCTTTGCTTACAGCTAAGACCCTCATCAATAATAAAGGAAATTTAACTGACTCAAATGTATTAAAAAGTTGGAAAACTCATGTGTTGCCACTCTCAGAATTAAAACGTGGTGGTGCGAGTGAAAGAGAGGCTGCTGCTAATATTCGTCGAGGTGTTTTGCCACCATTATCGGGTATTTATAATTCACATTATATGAGCGATGGTGCAGCCATGAGAGTAACTCCTATTGGTATAGCCTGTGCAGGAGATCCGGAACGGGCTGCAAAGTTAGCGGAGATTGACGCCCGAATTAGTCATTCAGGTGATGGATTATGGAGCGCTCAGTCTGTTGCTGTGGCGGTTTCAGTTGCTATGGCTCGGGCATCAGTAGATGAAATTTGCAAGGCAGCAATCGAAGTTACTCCTGAAGATTCCTGGATTAGATTTGCTTTTAATAAGGCTTTTAAAATTGTTGATGAACATAAAACTCTTGAAGAAGCCTGGAAACCTTTGCATGATGCATTATGGACTGAGTATAAATCGGTTTCACCTGAGGCAGTTCCTTCAGCCCTGGCAATTTTTAAATTAACCGATGGTGATTTTAAAAGAGGAATTATTTACAGTGGAAATTTTGGTCGTGATGCAGATACAATCTCTGCGATTGTGGGTGCTATTAGCGGAGCTATGAATGGAATGGATAGCATTCCACAGGCTTGGGTAAATAAAGTGAGATTAACCACAGGTGTTTGTTTACCATTCACAAAAGGAATGGATCTATTTGAAGTTGCATCTCAGCTTGCTGATTTGATAAAATGA
- a CDS encoding ADP-ribosylglycohydrolase family protein yields the protein MKISWLDLSDRIKYELQQREEEGNDVSVLRNEWNQIQDSEKDESEKKITLENLYQKIEDYPFAVENEYNEPSDWDKIIQICNFKTDNIPSFDAKIIDDRILGGWLGRSAGCLLGKPIEKTPRAGIKELLSSNKSWPINDYITGIGIPESLMLKYPWNKHSGKESLKENIECMTEDDDMNYPMINLSAFERFGEGFFSESIMQTWMENLPIFSTFTAERVAYANSLYGLNPPETAMVRNPYREWIGAQIRADLWGWISPDQPYRAAEYAWRDARVSHIRNGIYGEMFFASVIALAFKYRNIREIIIKSLNVIPPKSRFAAAINFVLSLQIEQQPWEETVDSLYDAFGKFHWVHTLNNAALVVAAVLSSKSDFEIAICNVVMGGWDTDSNGATVGSIIGTMIGAKKLPSKWINPLNNRIRSSLKGFDNSSLTELAKRTSALAKYKS from the coding sequence ATGAAAATTTCATGGTTGGATTTATCAGATAGAATTAAATATGAATTGCAGCAGCGCGAAGAAGAGGGTAATGATGTATCAGTTCTTAGAAATGAGTGGAACCAGATACAAGATTCAGAAAAAGATGAATCTGAAAAAAAAATCACCCTTGAAAACTTATATCAGAAAATAGAGGATTATCCATTTGCAGTTGAAAATGAATACAATGAACCCTCCGACTGGGATAAAATTATTCAAATATGTAATTTTAAAACTGATAACATCCCTTCATTTGATGCTAAAATTATTGATGACAGAATTCTTGGAGGATGGCTTGGAAGAAGTGCAGGCTGTTTACTAGGAAAACCAATTGAAAAAACTCCTCGTGCAGGTATCAAAGAATTACTTTCTTCCAATAAATCTTGGCCGATAAACGATTATATAACCGGTATCGGAATACCTGAATCACTAATGTTAAAATATCCATGGAACAAACACAGCGGTAAAGAGAGTTTAAAAGAGAACATTGAATGCATGACTGAAGATGACGATATGAATTATCCAATGATAAATTTGTCAGCCTTTGAAAGATTTGGTGAAGGTTTTTTTTCAGAAAGTATAATGCAGACATGGATGGAGAATCTGCCGATATTCTCAACTTTTACCGCTGAAAGAGTTGCATATGCAAATTCACTTTATGGTTTGAATCCACCTGAAACTGCAATGGTCAGGAATCCGTACCGTGAGTGGATCGGTGCTCAGATAAGAGCAGACTTATGGGGCTGGATTTCTCCAGATCAACCTTATCGTGCGGCAGAGTATGCTTGGCGGGATGCACGAGTCAGCCATATAAGAAATGGAATATATGGTGAAATGTTTTTTGCATCTGTAATTGCCTTAGCGTTTAAGTACAGGAATATTAGAGAAATAATTATCAAATCACTTAATGTAATCCCCCCAAAATCAAGATTTGCTGCAGCAATAAATTTTGTTTTATCACTCCAAATTGAACAACAGCCTTGGGAAGAAACAGTCGATTCGCTTTATGATGCATTTGGTAAATTTCATTGGGTTCATACTCTTAACAATGCTGCACTTGTCGTTGCGGCAGTACTCTCATCAAAAAGTGATTTTGAAATAGCAATATGTAATGTTGTAATGGGTGGTTGGGATACTGACAGCAACGGTGCTACAGTTGGCTCGATAATAGGAACAATGATTGGAGCAAAAAAATTGCCATCTAAATGGATAAATCCATTGAATAACAGAATAAGAAGTAGTTTAAAAGGATTTGATAATTCTTCACTAACGGAATTAGCAAAAAGAACATCAGCACTCGCAAAATATAAATCATAA
- a CDS encoding ADP-ribosylglycohydrolase family protein gives MNDVKQRAKNAMLGLAIGDAISWTSMFHRSVLLPHWTRRIRREIDTSSETTNVLLTPMPFSLNQPAEYFNISPTDKTEWAAFSAEILLKSNNESYEQNIYSEWLKLVNSPDQIRGYVSTQAAITNLRSGLKPPQTGKQNPHYFDDGAMSRAVPIGIICAGLPAEAAHLAEIDASVTNSEDGVWAAQSIAVTISLVCAGESVIDATNAAYQYLPESSWIKRIVDQVMFITEKCDSVFSILPELQNRIINREYSYGNVAPETLAIALLIAKYHGDDFEKAISTSACFAKSGETLPALVGALVGAKQSHNIANGFWLASIEKLKGISIPHFVEKNYLNIVEDLSNQAGQRK, from the coding sequence ATGAATGATGTAAAACAGCGAGCTAAAAATGCAATGTTGGGTTTAGCTATTGGTGATGCGATCAGCTGGACATCAATGTTTCATAGAAGTGTATTGCTTCCACATTGGACTAGAAGAATCCGAAGAGAAATTGATACTTCATCAGAGACAACAAATGTTCTATTAACGCCAATGCCATTTTCTTTAAATCAACCGGCCGAATATTTCAATATTTCTCCAACTGATAAGACTGAATGGGCGGCTTTCTCTGCCGAAATTCTATTAAAAAGTAATAATGAATCTTACGAACAAAATATTTATAGCGAATGGTTAAAACTTGTTAATAGTCCTGATCAAATTCGTGGATATGTAAGTACTCAAGCAGCAATAACAAATTTGAGAAGTGGATTAAAACCTCCACAAACAGGAAAACAGAATCCTCATTATTTTGATGATGGGGCAATGTCTCGAGCAGTTCCAATTGGAATAATCTGCGCCGGACTACCAGCAGAAGCAGCACATTTGGCTGAGATCGATGCTTCAGTTACAAATAGTGAAGATGGTGTTTGGGCTGCACAGTCAATTGCTGTAACGATCTCGCTAGTTTGTGCCGGTGAAAGTGTTATCGATGCTACAAATGCAGCATATCAATATTTACCCGAATCATCCTGGATAAAAAGAATAGTTGATCAAGTTATGTTTATCACTGAGAAATGTGATTCAGTATTTTCTATTTTACCAGAGTTACAGAATAGAATCATAAATCGTGAATATAGTTATGGAAATGTAGCACCGGAGACCTTGGCAATTGCTTTATTGATAGCTAAATATCATGGAGATGATTTTGAAAAGGCAATTAGCACTTCAGCTTGCTTTGCCAAAAGTGGAGAAACTCTTCCAGCTTTAGTTGGTGCTCTTGTCGGAGCAAAACAATCACACAATATTGCTAATGGTTTCTGGCTAGCTTCAATTGAAAAATTGAAAGGAATCAGTATCCCGCATTTTGTAGAAAAGAATTATTTAAATATTGTTGAAGATCTTTCAAACCAAGCAGGACAAAGAAAATAA
- a CDS encoding ADP-ribosylglycohydrolase family protein translates to MVITLQERARGAFIGLAVGDALGSPTEGKTPDEIFARWGRVTDFLTEDQGGSDDTEYALFTAQLLLKKKRELTSENVASAWRKDIVKADNAYKGAGFSEIITIHNLLNGLQTPDTGKHLHSWSDGLAMRVVPFGIASAGDPEFAAYLAKVDGEVSHSGEGIYSGQAVAAAISIAMMGASLEEIIEAALFVIPQYSWTYNSIKRAVQIAYESNDVWSSLNKLHSVISCSYYFWTDIAPEAVGLAFGILTAAKLNFKDSVLGAVNIGRDTDTIAAINGAICGAYHGFQSIPFQWLNRISISKGICINAVKGVNILYVADELALLAESWSKKDE, encoded by the coding sequence TTGGTAATCACTCTTCAAGAAAGAGCTAGAGGAGCATTTATTGGTCTGGCTGTTGGTGATGCATTAGGAAGTCCAACAGAAGGAAAGACCCCTGATGAAATATTTGCCCGGTGGGGAAGAGTTACAGATTTTCTTACAGAGGATCAAGGTGGGAGTGATGATACTGAGTATGCTTTATTCACTGCACAATTGTTATTAAAGAAAAAAAGAGAACTGACTTCTGAAAATGTTGCATCAGCATGGAGAAAAGATATTGTTAAAGCTGACAATGCTTATAAAGGTGCTGGCTTTAGTGAGATCATCACTATACATAATTTATTAAATGGTTTGCAAACCCCTGATACTGGCAAACATCTTCATAGTTGGAGCGATGGTCTTGCGATGCGTGTTGTTCCATTTGGAATCGCTTCTGCTGGTGATCCCGAATTTGCTGCTTACTTAGCAAAAGTTGATGGTGAAGTTAGTCACTCTGGAGAAGGGATTTATAGTGGGCAGGCAGTTGCAGCCGCAATTTCTATTGCTATGATGGGAGCTTCACTTGAAGAGATTATTGAAGCTGCATTATTTGTTATTCCGCAATATTCGTGGACTTATAATTCGATAAAACGTGCGGTTCAAATTGCTTATGAATCAAACGATGTTTGGAGTTCATTGAATAAATTGCACTCGGTTATATCTTGTTCATATTACTTCTGGACTGATATTGCACCAGAAGCAGTTGGGCTTGCATTTGGGATTTTAACGGCTGCCAAGCTAAATTTTAAGGATTCTGTTCTTGGTGCTGTAAATATTGGTAGAGATACAGATACTATTGCCGCAATTAATGGCGCAATTTGTGGTGCATATCATGGCTTTCAATCTATTCCTTTTCAATGGTTAAATCGAATCTCAATATCTAAGGGAATCTGCATTAATGCAGTAAAAGGTGTAAATATTTTATATGTTGCGGATGAGCTTGCACTTTTAGCAGAGTCATGGAGCAAAAAAGATGAATGA
- a CDS encoding sugar ABC transporter substrate-binding protein, translating to MKRNLIILFFLIAVIAAIYFFTQGKSEQKAQALRFVSLAWQERSIATNLSIVNEWNEQHPEKQVEYIQGTWNSAHDYLITAFETGDVPDIFHYESSVIIDYAMRGYLTDLSPYIKPEIKNDILDVAWSTVTRPNGEVNGIPFLIESLVVLYNKSLFEKAGIVPPTIENPWSWNDLRQAAISLTKDTSGDKIIDQYGAGIGLRNSANIIMNTSISFGGSFFSKEDNHFVVHVKEEEKKLLHTIVDMIYQDKSVAPASIGESGAGMIPGFFSGKYAMLVGIGSWARQQLVENAPKDFQWGVMPPLKAKTQMYGVSTQTLSIPKKSKRVSEAMEFIEFMLNSKNMARLALDDWMIPTRKSCLQMSEFQDTIGNWDITCSAVNTLGVGSWLGAPGYVEWKSRVANPVLQELFAGRISVDEAAERIENESNIVLSRYRKRGEVW from the coding sequence ATGAAGAGAAATCTTATAATATTATTTTTCTTAATTGCTGTTATAGCAGCGATTTATTTTTTTACTCAAGGAAAAAGTGAACAAAAAGCACAAGCTCTTCGTTTTGTAAGTTTAGCCTGGCAGGAAAGATCCATTGCTACAAACTTATCAATTGTAAACGAGTGGAATGAACAACATCCTGAAAAACAGGTTGAATACATTCAGGGAACTTGGAACTCTGCACACGATTATCTAATAACCGCATTTGAAACTGGAGACGTTCCAGATATTTTCCACTATGAATCTTCAGTGATTATTGATTACGCTATGAGAGGTTACTTAACCGACCTTTCGCCATATATTAAACCTGAGATAAAAAATGATATTCTTGATGTTGCATGGTCAACCGTAACTAGACCAAACGGTGAAGTAAATGGGATCCCATTTTTAATTGAGTCTTTAGTTGTACTTTATAATAAATCTTTATTTGAAAAAGCAGGAATTGTCCCACCAACGATTGAAAACCCATGGTCGTGGAATGATCTAAGGCAAGCTGCTATTTCTTTAACAAAGGACACAAGCGGTGATAAAATAATTGATCAATACGGTGCGGGAATTGGTTTGCGTAATTCCGCAAACATAATCATGAACACTTCAATCAGTTTTGGTGGCTCCTTTTTTAGTAAAGAAGACAATCATTTTGTAGTTCATGTAAAAGAAGAAGAAAAAAAATTACTTCATACAATTGTGGATATGATCTACCAAGACAAATCTGTTGCGCCTGCAAGCATAGGTGAATCAGGTGCCGGAATGATTCCCGGCTTTTTTAGTGGAAAGTATGCTATGCTTGTTGGAATTGGATCATGGGCTAGACAACAATTGGTTGAGAATGCACCAAAAGATTTTCAGTGGGGGGTGATGCCGCCTTTAAAAGCAAAAACACAGATGTATGGTGTAAGTACACAAACATTAAGCATTCCTAAAAAATCTAAAAGAGTATCAGAAGCAATGGAGTTTATAGAATTCATGTTAAACTCTAAAAATATGGCACGATTAGCTTTAGATGATTGGATGATTCCGACAAGAAAATCATGTTTACAAATGTCTGAATTTCAGGATACTATTGGAAATTGGGATATTACCTGTTCTGCAGTAAACACACTTGGTGTTGGCTCCTGGCTTGGTGCACCAGGTTATGTAGAATGGAAAAGTCGTGTTGCAAACCCTGTTCTTCAGGAGTTATTTGCAGGTAGAATTTCGGTTGATGAAGCCGCTGAGCGTATTGAAAATGAAAGTAACATTGTACTTTCACGTTATAGGAAAAGAGGTGAAGTTTGGTAA